From Vidua macroura isolate BioBank_ID:100142 chromosome 5, ASM2450914v1, whole genome shotgun sequence, the proteins below share one genomic window:
- the LOC128808246 gene encoding uncharacterized protein LOC128808246, with translation MSGSVDDVPCMNFEANIFAKSLCQHCFRAAGAHQHAVQDHATEVTGHNACSDTAPGEPWDSLHILAPQCEVYVCVGPAEGTERWHESRRYPPLSPGAEGEHRETGTDPSACAEANSTLAREGEMTRLWDNTLGSGKRDMMSYLGHKEEMRSRVPQADRPRWAQPVSSGSWVRTEAQGFRKEICPLKAGTLGLLLCEILVLVCFPPRGL, from the exons ATGTCTGGTTCAGTGGATGACGTGCCTTGCATGAACTTTGAAGCCAACATATTTGCAAAGAGCCTGTGCCAGCACTGTTTCCGAGCCGCAGGGGCTCACCAGCATGCTGTCCAG GATCATGCCACGGAGGTCACAGGGCACAATGCCTGCAGCGACACAGCCCCAGGAGAGCCCTGGGACTCCCTCCATATTTTAGCCCCGCAGTGCGAGGTATACGTGTGTGTGGGCCCGGCGGAGGGCACAGAGCG ctggCACGAGAGCAGGCGATATCCCCCACTCAGCCCCGGAGCTGAGGGTGAGCACAGAGAAACTGGCACCGACCCCAGCGCCTGTGCTGAAGCCAACTCCACGCTTGCCAGG GAAGGGGAAATGACCCGGTTGTGGGACAACACTTTGGGATCGGGCAAACGGGACATGATGAGCTACTTGGGCCATAAGGAGGAGATGCGGTCACGAGTCCCACAGGCAGACAGACCCAGGTGGGCTCAGCCTGTTTCCTCTGGATCCTGGGTGAGAACTGAAGCCCAGGGCTTTAGGAAAGAAATCTGTCCACTGAAAGCAGGTACTCTTGGTTTGCTCCTGTGTGAGATCCTGGTTCTGGTGTGCTTTCCACCCAGGGGTCTCTGA